One genomic window of Desulfuromonas sp. AOP6 includes the following:
- the leuB gene encoding 3-isopropylmalate dehydrogenase, with amino-acid sequence MAKEFKVAILPGDGIGPEVMAEALKVLDAVEQKFNLHFERTFANVGGAGIDNEGKALPATTIDICKASDAILFGSVGGPKWESMPPDEQPERGALLPLRKIFGLYANLRPAIIFPALTGASSLKEEVIEGGFNILVVRELTGGIYFSQPKGIEGSGNDRVGVDTMRYSVSEIERIAHVAFQAAQKRGKKLCSIDKANVLSTSVLWREVVIHVAKQYPGVELTHMYVDNAAMQLVRWPKQFDVLLCENMFGDILSDEAAMLTGSLGMLPSASLAEGSFGMYEPSGGSAPDIAGQGIANPIAQILSAAMMLRYSFGLTEAAEAIEAAVEKVLEQGYRTRDIYQKKVNETLANTKEIGDAIVAAL; translated from the coding sequence ATGGCTAAAGAGTTTAAAGTCGCGATTCTCCCTGGTGATGGGATTGGCCCAGAAGTTATGGCTGAGGCACTGAAGGTACTTGATGCAGTAGAGCAGAAGTTCAATCTTCATTTCGAGCGTACTTTTGCCAACGTTGGTGGTGCCGGAATTGACAACGAAGGAAAAGCGTTGCCCGCCACGACTATCGATATCTGCAAGGCGTCTGATGCCATTTTGTTTGGTAGTGTCGGTGGTCCCAAGTGGGAGTCCATGCCCCCTGACGAACAGCCCGAACGGGGAGCTCTGCTTCCCCTGCGTAAAATTTTCGGCCTCTATGCCAACCTGCGTCCCGCCATTATCTTTCCTGCCCTGACCGGAGCTTCCAGTCTTAAGGAAGAGGTTATCGAGGGGGGCTTTAATATCCTTGTGGTGCGCGAGCTGACAGGGGGGATTTATTTTTCCCAGCCCAAAGGTATTGAAGGGTCGGGGAATGATCGTGTCGGTGTCGACACTATGCGCTATAGTGTATCTGAAATTGAACGCATTGCCCATGTGGCATTCCAGGCTGCTCAGAAGCGTGGCAAAAAGTTATGCTCTATCGATAAAGCCAATGTGCTCTCTACGTCCGTTCTCTGGCGAGAAGTCGTTATTCATGTCGCCAAGCAATATCCCGGGGTAGAGTTGACCCATATGTATGTGGACAATGCGGCCATGCAGCTTGTTCGTTGGCCCAAGCAGTTCGATGTGCTGCTTTGTGAAAATATGTTCGGAGATATTCTGTCTGACGAGGCGGCTATGCTGACGGGTTCACTCGGCATGCTTCCTTCGGCCTCTCTGGCCGAAGGTTCCTTTGGCATGTACGAGCCATCAGGCGGCAGCGCTCCGGACATCGCTGGTCAGGGAATTGCCAATCCTATCGCCCAGATCCTTTCTGCCGCTATGATGCTGCGTTATTCTTTTGGGTTGACGGAGGCTGCCGAAGCCATTGAGGCGGCCGTGGAAAAGGTTCTTGAACAGGGATATCGCACCCGTGACATTTACCAGAAAAAAGTCAATGAAACACTGGCCAATACAAAGGAGATCGGTGACGCGATCGTCGCTGCTCTATAG
- a CDS encoding 3-isopropylmalate dehydratase small subunit has product MNVKKIFEGPAIFLDRSDINTDEIIPAKYLTEVTKDALRPYMLEDLNLDGFDPRGDKLRNARVVVSRENFGCGSSREHAPWVFEVNGVHTIIAESYARIFRQNMFNGGMLAIELPRADIDRLFALEKKGNVNISVQLDSQTVVATSDGKTETLSFDISPFDKALVKAGGWVEFADARY; this is encoded by the coding sequence ATGAATGTCAAAAAAATCTTTGAAGGACCAGCCATTTTTTTGGATCGGTCCGATATAAATACCGATGAAATCATTCCCGCCAAGTATCTGACTGAAGTCACCAAGGATGCCCTGAGACCTTACATGCTTGAAGATCTGAATCTTGATGGATTCGATCCCAGAGGGGATAAGCTTCGCAATGCGCGTGTTGTCGTAAGCCGTGAAAATTTCGGCTGCGGATCCTCGCGTGAGCATGCTCCCTGGGTATTCGAAGTCAATGGAGTGCATACTATTATTGCTGAAAGTTACGCCCGAATTTTTCGCCAGAATATGTTCAATGGCGGTATGCTCGCCATTGAACTTCCCAGGGCTGACATCGACCGGCTGTTTGCCCTTGAAAAAAAGGGCAATGTAAATATTTCTGTTCAGCTGGACTCGCAAACTGTCGTCGCCACGAGCGATGGTAAGACGGAAACTTTGTCCTTTGATATTTCTCCTTTTGACAAAGCTCTTGTCAAGGCAGGTGGATGGGTCGAGTTTGCTGATGCCCGCTATTGA
- a CDS encoding 3-isopropylmalate dehydratase large subunit, whose protein sequence is MGKTITEKIFEAHLRDEPFPGTMVLDLDRVLCHEITTPIAIADLAWRGKDRVFDNTKIKAVIDHVTPSKDSKTATQAKMLRDWARRHGIRDFFDVGNNGVCHALFPEKGYIRPGFTVIMGDSHTCTHGAFGAFAAGVGTTDLEVGILKGVCAFRTPKTIRVDLTGRLPEGVYAKDVILHVIGQLGVNGATDRVIEFHGSVVDEFSMEARMTLCNMAIEAGGTCGICMPDVTTVDYLWPFISDEYASREAALDDYRQWCSDEDAVFEKVLHFDVSALEPQVTFGYKPDCVKPVGEMAGTPVDQIYIGTCTNGRIEDLRVAAAILKGKKIADSVRGIVSPATPKIFNDALQEGIIQVFMDAGFCVTNPTCGACLGMSNGVLAEGEVAASTSNRNFNGRMGKGGMVHLMSPATAAATALTGVITDPRQA, encoded by the coding sequence ATGGGAAAGACCATTACCGAAAAGATTTTTGAAGCGCACCTGCGGGACGAGCCCTTTCCAGGTACTATGGTGCTCGATCTTGACAGGGTGTTGTGCCACGAAATTACCACCCCTATTGCCATTGCAGATCTGGCCTGGCGCGGTAAGGATCGGGTGTTTGACAATACCAAAATCAAGGCCGTCATCGACCACGTCACCCCTTCCAAAGACAGCAAGACGGCCACCCAGGCCAAGATGCTGCGTGACTGGGCCCGCAGGCATGGTATTCGTGATTTCTTCGATGTTGGAAATAATGGCGTCTGTCACGCCCTTTTTCCTGAAAAAGGCTATATTCGGCCAGGCTTTACAGTGATTATGGGGGATAGCCATACGTGCACCCATGGCGCTTTCGGGGCTTTTGCTGCAGGTGTAGGGACGACCGACCTCGAAGTGGGTATTTTGAAGGGAGTCTGTGCCTTTCGGACGCCTAAAACCATCCGAGTGGATCTGACAGGCCGGTTACCAGAAGGAGTTTATGCCAAGGACGTTATTCTCCACGTGATTGGCCAACTCGGCGTCAATGGTGCGACAGATCGCGTCATCGAATTCCATGGTTCAGTCGTTGATGAGTTCTCCATGGAAGCACGCATGACGCTGTGTAATATGGCCATTGAAGCCGGGGGGACTTGCGGCATCTGTATGCCTGACGTGACCACTGTCGATTATCTATGGCCCTTTATTTCTGACGAATATGCTTCCCGTGAGGCCGCCTTGGATGATTACCGTCAATGGTGCTCGGACGAGGATGCCGTCTTTGAAAAAGTCCTCCACTTTGATGTTTCAGCGCTGGAACCCCAGGTGACCTTTGGATACAAGCCTGATTGTGTCAAACCCGTTGGAGAAATGGCTGGGACACCTGTTGACCAGATATACATTGGCACCTGCACCAATGGAAGGATTGAGGATTTGCGCGTGGCCGCCGCTATTCTCAAAGGGAAAAAAATAGCTGACAGCGTGCGGGGAATAGTTTCGCCTGCCACCCCAAAGATATTTAACGACGCTCTTCAGGAAGGGATCATTCAGGTTTTCATGGATGCCGGTTTTTGTGTTACCAATCCGACCTGTGGGGCCTGCCTTGGTATGAGCAACGGGGTACTGGCCGAGGGCGAGGTGGCTGCTTCCACCAGTAACCGCAATTTTAACGGTCGGATGGGCAAGGGGGGGATGGTTCACCTCATGAGCCCTGCGACTGCAGCTGCCACGGCTCTAACCGGTGTCATTACCGACCCGCGTCAGGCTTAA
- a CDS encoding 2-isopropylmalate synthase has product MSDAKTIIIFDTTLRDGEQSPGASMNIEEKLRIAHQLEKMKVDVIEAGFPIASEGDFEAVKKIAQTIKGCQIAGLCRANDKDIDRAWEALKYAGDRGRIHTFIATSDIHMKYKLKMSEDAVVETAVKAVKRAAGYTPNVEFSAEDAVRTRLPFLARVVEAVIEAGARTVNIPDTVGYTIPSEYSRIITYLRENVPNIDQAIISVHCHNDLGLAVANSLAAVQAGAQQVECTINGIGERAGNCSLEEVVMALRTRHDIMPFQTNVVTEHIYPTSKLLSTITGITVQPNKAIVGANAFAHEAGIHQHGVLMDKSTYEIMTPESIGLNQNKLVLGKHSGRHAFIQRLQELGYDLGKEDIEKAFVRFKALADQKKEIFDEDLDAIVADEIIRGPEKYKLLQMNVSSGSFAAPTATVQLEIDGKVRKTAVMGDGPVDATFKAIKKLAKTKARLLHFSVGAITGGTDAQGECTVRLEEEGREVLGQGAHPDIIVASAKAYINALNKLSSGMSRTRVHL; this is encoded by the coding sequence ATGAGTGACGCCAAGACTATTATAATTTTTGATACGACATTGCGTGACGGTGAGCAGTCTCCCGGTGCGAGTATGAACATTGAAGAGAAGTTGCGAATTGCCCACCAGTTGGAAAAGATGAAAGTGGACGTCATCGAGGCTGGCTTCCCTATCGCTTCGGAAGGGGACTTTGAAGCGGTGAAAAAAATAGCCCAGACGATCAAGGGGTGTCAGATCGCCGGCCTGTGCAGAGCTAACGACAAGGACATCGACAGGGCCTGGGAAGCCCTGAAGTATGCTGGCGACCGCGGCCGTATTCATACCTTTATCGCCACCAGCGATATCCATATGAAGTACAAACTGAAAATGAGCGAGGATGCGGTTGTCGAAACGGCTGTCAAGGCAGTTAAGCGGGCAGCCGGCTATACGCCCAATGTGGAATTCTCCGCCGAAGACGCTGTGCGAACCCGCTTGCCTTTTTTGGCCAGGGTTGTAGAAGCGGTTATCGAGGCCGGTGCCCGCACAGTGAATATCCCGGATACAGTAGGGTATACCATCCCATCAGAGTATTCTCGGATCATTACCTACCTTCGTGAAAACGTACCCAACATCGACCAGGCGATTATCTCCGTGCATTGTCACAACGATCTCGGACTCGCCGTGGCTAATTCTCTTGCCGCTGTACAGGCAGGGGCTCAGCAGGTCGAATGCACTATTAACGGTATTGGCGAACGGGCTGGCAATTGCTCGCTTGAGGAAGTTGTCATGGCGCTGCGGACCAGACATGACATAATGCCATTTCAGACCAATGTCGTGACTGAGCATATTTATCCAACCAGCAAATTGCTCTCCACCATCACAGGGATTACCGTGCAGCCAAACAAGGCGATCGTCGGCGCCAACGCTTTTGCACATGAAGCCGGAATTCATCAGCATGGCGTGCTGATGGACAAGTCTACCTACGAAATCATGACACCCGAGTCCATCGGCCTCAACCAGAACAAGCTGGTGCTCGGCAAGCACTCGGGTCGCCACGCCTTTATTCAGCGGCTTCAGGAACTCGGCTACGATCTGGGCAAAGAGGATATCGAAAAAGCCTTTGTCCGCTTCAAGGCTCTGGCTGATCAGAAAAAGGAAATTTTCGATGAGGATTTAGATGCCATTGTCGCCGATGAAATCATCCGCGGCCCTGAAAAGTACAAACTGCTGCAGATGAATGTGTCCTCAGGGTCCTTCGCGGCGCCCACGGCCACGGTTCAGCTTGAAATTGACGGCAAGGTTCGAAAGACGGCTGTCATGGGCGACGGTCCCGTTGATGCGACTTTCAAGGCGATCAAGAAGCTGGCCAAAACCAAAGCCCGTCTGCTCCATTTTTCGGTGGGGGCCATTACGGGAGGAACGGACGCGCAGGGGGAGTGTACGGTGCGACTTGAAGAAGAAGGGCGTGAGGTTCTCGGACAAGGCGCCCATCCTGACATTATTGTGGCGAGCGCCAAGGCCTATATTAATGCCCTGAACAAGCTTTCCAGCGGCATGAGCCGGACCAGGGTTCATCTCTAG
- a CDS encoding phosphatidylserine decarboxylase family protein, translating to MRNQNQIVAVEGYPFIGIFAFVTLVFALLDWSFLTFLTLCLTLFTVYFFRNPERHVPQDEEAVVAPADGKVIFVGNVMEEQFFKEEVTKVSIFMSVFNVHVNRAPFPGKVLDMFYNKGEFFNASLDKASLQNEQAGILLETPGGKKLLFVQIAGLVARRIVTYPVIGTVLEKGMRYGLIRFGSRVDIYFPPGSEVTAIVGDNTVGGETIIGYIR from the coding sequence ATGCGTAATCAGAACCAGATCGTCGCCGTGGAAGGATATCCCTTTATTGGGATATTTGCTTTCGTCACGCTGGTGTTTGCCCTGCTGGACTGGAGCTTCCTGACTTTTCTGACCTTGTGCCTGACTCTTTTCACGGTCTATTTTTTCCGGAATCCGGAACGACATGTTCCTCAAGATGAGGAAGCCGTGGTCGCACCTGCTGATGGCAAGGTCATTTTTGTCGGCAATGTTATGGAAGAACAGTTCTTCAAGGAAGAGGTTACCAAGGTCAGTATTTTCATGTCCGTCTTTAATGTGCATGTCAATCGTGCCCCCTTTCCCGGGAAGGTGCTCGACATGTTTTATAACAAAGGCGAGTTCTTTAACGCATCGCTCGATAAAGCCAGTCTTCAGAATGAGCAGGCAGGTATTCTGCTGGAAACTCCCGGAGGCAAGAAGCTTCTTTTTGTTCAGATTGCTGGTCTGGTCGCTCGTCGTATCGTCACCTATCCGGTCATCGGAACCGTGCTTGAAAAGGGGATGCGCTATGGGCTGATTCGCTTCGGCTCAAGGGTGGATATCTACTTTCCACCTGGTTCCGAGGTTACTGCTATCGTGGGCGACAACACAGTGGGCGGTGAAACGATTATCGGTTACATCCGCTAA
- the ilvC gene encoding ketol-acid reductoisomerase has translation MKVYYDKDANLDVLKGKKVAIIGYGSQGHAHSNNLKESGVDVIVGLRKDSSSWAKAEKAGLQVLETSEAAKVADVIMILVPDELQGDMYREEIEPFMKKGVYLAFGHGFNIHFGQIVPKSDVNVFMVAPKGPGHMVRHEYTKGGGVPSLIAIYQDPSKNTKDVALAYASANGGGRAGIIETNFKEETETDLFGEQAVLCGGASALVQAGFETLVEAGYAPEMAYFECLHELKLIVDLMYEGGIANMRYSISNTAEYGDLTRGPMVVTDETKKAMKEILRQIQEGEFAREFMLENKANKPVLSALRRKGAEHPIEEVGARLRSMMSWIGKNKIVDKERN, from the coding sequence ATGAAGGTTTATTACGACAAAGACGCCAATCTGGACGTTCTCAAAGGCAAGAAAGTCGCCATTATCGGCTACGGCAGCCAGGGGCATGCCCACTCCAACAATCTTAAGGAGAGCGGCGTCGACGTGATCGTCGGTTTGCGCAAGGACAGCTCATCCTGGGCCAAGGCTGAAAAGGCGGGTCTGCAGGTACTGGAGACCTCCGAAGCGGCCAAGGTTGCTGACGTTATTATGATTCTTGTTCCTGACGAGTTGCAGGGAGACATGTACCGCGAAGAGATCGAGCCCTTCATGAAAAAAGGGGTCTATCTCGCCTTCGGTCATGGATTTAATATCCACTTCGGCCAGATTGTCCCTAAGTCTGATGTGAATGTCTTCATGGTGGCTCCCAAGGGGCCAGGCCACATGGTCCGCCACGAGTATACCAAAGGCGGAGGCGTTCCTTCCCTGATTGCCATCTATCAGGACCCCTCTAAAAACACCAAGGATGTTGCTCTGGCTTATGCCAGCGCCAACGGCGGCGGCAGGGCTGGCATTATTGAAACGAACTTCAAGGAAGAGACGGAAACGGATCTCTTTGGGGAGCAGGCTGTTCTTTGCGGCGGCGCCAGTGCCCTCGTACAGGCTGGTTTTGAAACTCTGGTTGAAGCAGGATATGCACCTGAGATGGCCTATTTCGAGTGCCTGCACGAACTTAAGCTCATCGTTGACCTCATGTACGAAGGGGGTATCGCCAACATGCGCTATTCCATTTCCAATACTGCTGAATACGGTGACCTCACACGGGGCCCCATGGTCGTTACGGATGAGACCAAAAAGGCCATGAAAGAAATTCTGCGCCAGATCCAAGAAGGTGAATTCGCTCGCGAATTCATGCTGGAGAACAAGGCCAACAAGCCTGTCCTTTCCGCTCTGCGCCGTAAGGGTGCCGAGCATCCCATTGAAGAGGTGGGTGCCAGACTGCGCAGCATGATGAGCTGGATCGGTAAGAATAAGATTGTTGACAAAGAGCGTAACTAG
- the ilvN gene encoding acetolactate synthase small subunit — translation MKHTISVLVENEFGVLSRVAGLFSGRGFNIESLSVAPTVDPSISRITLVTRGDEQILEQINKQLNKLISTIKVIDFTGQEFVERELALIKVTAEEDTRAEVLRIADIFRAKVIDVTARSYTIEVTGAPGKVDAILELLRPMGIKELVRSGPVVLGRGSKSWKGA, via the coding sequence ATGAAACATACGATTTCCGTACTGGTTGAAAATGAGTTTGGTGTGCTGTCACGAGTGGCAGGCTTGTTTTCAGGCCGGGGATTTAATATTGAAAGTCTTTCCGTCGCCCCGACGGTAGACCCCAGTATCTCTCGTATCACCCTGGTCACTCGTGGCGACGAGCAGATCCTTGAGCAGATTAACAAACAGTTAAATAAGCTGATCAGCACGATCAAAGTCATCGACTTTACCGGCCAGGAATTTGTTGAACGAGAACTTGCTCTGATCAAAGTCACGGCAGAAGAGGACACCAGGGCAGAAGTGCTTCGTATTGCCGATATCTTTCGGGCCAAAGTTATTGATGTGACGGCCCGATCCTACACTATTGAGGTCACCGGAGCCCCCGGGAAAGTGGATGCTATTCTCGAATTGCTGCGCCCCATGGGGATAAAGGAACTGGTGCGGTCCGGCCCTGTCGTTCTTGGAAGGGGTTCGAAAAGCTGGAAAGGGGCGTGA
- the ilvB gene encoding biosynthetic-type acetolactate synthase large subunit, whose protein sequence is MKKTGSQILLECLQLEGVDTVFGYPGGTVINIYDDLMGSPIRHILNRHEQAAVHAADGYARATGKVGVAIATSGPGATNTITGIATAYMDSIPMVIITGQVPTALIGNDAFQEADMVGITRPVTKHNYLVKDINDLARIIKEAFYIARTGRPGPVLVDLPKDVQVATAKFTYPETVELRGYKPTYSGNIRQIEKAVKMILSAKKPVVYVGGGVTLSNSSNELQDFAEALQAPVTTTLMGMASFPKKHPLSLGMLGMHGTYYANMAVTNSDLLIAIGARFDDRVTGKIATFAPHAKIIHIDIDPTSIKKNVRVDLPIVGDVQDVLQKMITKLIEYGDEVKAHVEETSPWLEEIEGWKKQHPMAYKNSKTIIKPQFVIEKIRELTRDDAIITTEVGQHQMWTAQFFDFTQPRTFLSSGGLGTMGFGLPSALGAQAAFPDRQVIDISGDGSFQMNSQELATLVQYRLPVKIVILNNNFLGMVRQWQQLFFDRRYSQTCMELPIDFVKLAEAYGATGLSTSKPEEVEDVIRKALETPGPVIMEFKIAREENVLPMVPAGAGLNEMVLAS, encoded by the coding sequence GTGAAAAAGACCGGATCACAGATTCTTTTGGAATGTCTACAGCTTGAAGGGGTTGACACGGTGTTCGGCTACCCCGGGGGCACTGTTATCAACATTTATGATGATCTTATGGGTTCTCCCATTCGTCATATTCTTAACCGACATGAGCAGGCGGCCGTTCACGCCGCCGATGGATACGCCAGGGCCACGGGAAAAGTCGGTGTCGCCATTGCCACCAGCGGGCCGGGAGCGACCAATACCATTACCGGTATCGCGACGGCCTATATGGATTCCATTCCCATGGTTATCATTACCGGTCAGGTCCCCACGGCCCTGATTGGGAACGACGCTTTTCAGGAAGCAGACATGGTCGGCATTACCCGTCCTGTTACCAAACACAATTATCTGGTCAAGGATATCAATGACCTCGCCAGAATAATCAAAGAGGCCTTTTATATTGCCCGCACGGGGCGCCCGGGGCCCGTACTGGTCGATCTGCCGAAAGACGTGCAGGTAGCGACGGCCAAATTCACCTATCCCGAAACCGTTGAATTGCGAGGGTACAAGCCGACTTACAGCGGCAATATCCGGCAGATAGAAAAAGCGGTCAAGATGATCCTGAGCGCCAAGAAGCCTGTGGTTTATGTGGGCGGCGGCGTCACGCTTTCCAATTCATCCAATGAATTGCAGGATTTTGCCGAGGCGCTGCAGGCTCCGGTTACGACCACGTTGATGGGAATGGCTTCTTTTCCCAAGAAGCATCCTCTGTCTCTGGGGATGCTTGGCATGCACGGCACCTATTACGCTAACATGGCTGTGACCAATTCGGATCTTCTGATTGCCATCGGAGCCCGCTTTGATGACCGCGTGACAGGTAAGATCGCTACTTTTGCCCCTCATGCCAAAATTATTCATATTGATATCGATCCCACTTCGATTAAAAAGAACGTCAGAGTGGACCTGCCTATTGTCGGCGACGTTCAGGATGTGCTGCAGAAAATGATCACCAAACTCATTGAATATGGTGACGAGGTGAAGGCACATGTTGAAGAAACATCGCCCTGGCTGGAAGAAATCGAGGGCTGGAAAAAACAGCATCCCATGGCGTATAAAAACTCTAAAACGATTATCAAGCCTCAGTTCGTCATTGAAAAAATTCGTGAACTGACGCGCGACGACGCCATTATAACCACGGAAGTCGGTCAACATCAGATGTGGACCGCTCAGTTCTTTGATTTCACCCAACCCCGAACCTTTCTCAGTTCGGGCGGGCTGGGTACCATGGGATTTGGCTTGCCTTCGGCCCTTGGCGCCCAGGCCGCCTTCCCTGACCGGCAGGTCATTGACATCTCCGGAGATGGTTCCTTTCAGATGAATTCACAGGAACTCGCCACCCTGGTTCAATATCGATTGCCCGTTAAGATTGTTATCCTCAATAACAATTTCCTCGGCATGGTCCGTCAGTGGCAGCAGCTTTTTTTCGACCGCCGTTACAGCCAGACCTGCATGGAGTTGCCTATTGATTTCGTTAAACTTGCTGAGGCCTACGGTGCTACCGGCCTGAGTACCAGCAAACCTGAAGAGGTGGAAGACGTCATCCGGAAAGCTCTCGAGACTCCTGGGCCCGTCATTATGGAATTCAAAATCGCTCGTGAGGAGAATGTGTTGCCCATGGTTCCGGCCGGAGCTGGTCTTAACGAAATGGTGTTGGCCTCCTAG
- the ilvD gene encoding dihydroxy-acid dehydratase — translation MAGLRSNTSTQGRNMAGARALWRATGVQNSDFGKPVIAVVNSFTQFVPGHVHLHALGQLVVDEVEKAGGIAKEFNTVAICDGIAMGHAGMLYSLPSRELIADSVEYMANAHCADALVCISNCDKVTPGMLMAAMRLNIPAIFVSGGPMEAGKVHIAGKDLHVDLIDAMVAAATPAVSDKDLAEYERSACPTCGSCSGMFTANSMNCLTEALGFSLPGNGSLVATHAERKKLFVEAGKRIVEMAKRYYEQGDETVLPRSVANFAAFENAMRLDIAMGGSTNTVLHLLAVAQEGDVNFTMDDINRLSLKTPNLCKVAPAVSHYHMEDVHRAGGVIGILAELDRAGLINRDSPTVHSPTMGEAIQKWDIMTSSDPVTHTRYVAAPGNRVSLEAFSQSNQWGQLDTDRAGGCIRDVDHAYSKDGGLAVLYGNLAPEGCIVKTAGVDPSVWTFSGPARIFESQEGAVEAILGDRIKAGDIVIIRYEGPKGGPGMQEMLYPTSYLKSKGLGKHCALITDGRFSGGTSGLSIGHVSPEAAEGGPIGLVEEGDVIEINIPGRSILVKVSDSELERRRKRMEDKGADAWQPQGRDRQVSKALQVYAASTTSAARGAVRDVEQLRR, via the coding sequence ATGGCGGGTTTACGATCCAATACGTCGACGCAAGGCAGGAATATGGCAGGAGCCCGTGCTTTATGGCGGGCAACCGGGGTTCAAAACAGCGATTTTGGAAAACCGGTCATTGCAGTTGTTAACTCTTTTACCCAATTTGTTCCTGGTCATGTTCATCTCCATGCCCTTGGTCAACTTGTCGTGGACGAAGTCGAGAAGGCTGGTGGGATTGCCAAGGAATTCAATACGGTGGCCATCTGTGACGGTATTGCCATGGGGCATGCCGGCATGCTTTACAGCCTGCCTTCCAGGGAGTTGATCGCGGATTCGGTGGAATATATGGCTAATGCCCACTGTGCCGATGCCCTTGTCTGTATTTCCAACTGCGATAAAGTAACTCCCGGTATGCTCATGGCGGCCATGCGGCTCAATATTCCTGCCATTTTTGTGTCCGGCGGGCCCATGGAGGCGGGCAAGGTTCATATTGCTGGCAAGGATCTTCATGTTGACCTGATTGATGCCATGGTTGCTGCCGCCACGCCCGCGGTCAGCGATAAGGACCTGGCCGAATATGAGCGTTCAGCCTGTCCCACCTGCGGCTCTTGTTCGGGTATGTTTACTGCAAACTCCATGAATTGCCTTACGGAAGCGCTCGGTTTCAGCCTCCCCGGCAACGGCAGCCTTGTCGCTACTCACGCAGAAAGAAAAAAACTTTTTGTGGAAGCGGGAAAGCGCATCGTGGAGATGGCCAAACGGTATTATGAGCAGGGAGACGAAACGGTGCTGCCTCGTTCGGTCGCCAATTTTGCGGCTTTTGAAAACGCCATGCGCCTTGATATCGCTATGGGCGGATCAACCAATACCGTTCTTCATCTTCTGGCTGTGGCTCAGGAGGGGGATGTCAACTTTACCATGGACGACATCAACCGACTTTCGCTGAAAACCCCCAACCTGTGCAAGGTAGCGCCCGCGGTTTCCCATTACCACATGGAAGATGTGCATCGTGCCGGGGGCGTCATCGGTATTCTGGCAGAGCTTGACCGTGCCGGGCTGATCAATCGCGATAGTCCGACTGTACATAGTCCGACCATGGGCGAGGCCATTCAAAAATGGGACATCATGACATCCTCTGATCCCGTGACCCACACCCGTTATGTGGCAGCGCCTGGCAACCGGGTTTCCCTGGAGGCTTTCAGCCAGAGCAATCAGTGGGGGCAACTCGACACGGACAGGGCCGGTGGTTGCATTCGGGATGTGGACCATGCCTACAGCAAGGACGGCGGGCTAGCCGTTCTCTATGGAAATCTGGCCCCGGAGGGGTGTATCGTTAAAACCGCCGGGGTCGATCCGTCCGTATGGACTTTCAGTGGACCCGCTCGTATTTTCGAAAGTCAGGAAGGGGCTGTTGAGGCCATTCTTGGTGATCGAATTAAGGCTGGCGATATCGTCATTATCCGCTATGAAGGCCCAAAAGGTGGACCAGGCATGCAGGAAATGCTTTACCCTACCAGCTATCTTAAATCCAAAGGGCTTGGCAAGCATTGTGCCCTTATCACTGACGGGCGCTTCTCTGGCGGCACTTCCGGTTTATCCATCGGCCATGTGTCCCCAGAAGCTGCAGAGGGCGGACCTATCGGGCTGGTAGAGGAGGGTGATGTCATTGAGATTAACATCCCCGGGCGTTCCATCCTTGTCAAAGTGTCTGATAGTGAACTGGAGCGCAGAAGGAAAAGGATGGAGGACAAAGGCGCCGATGCCTGGCAGCCCCAAGGCCGCGATCGACAGGTCAGTAAGGCCTTGCAGGTCTATGCCGCCTCAACGACCAGTGCCGCTCGGGGCGCGGTCAGGGATGTTGAGCAGTTGCGTCGATGA
- a CDS encoding YdcH family protein: MQQDSQSLVQSLFDQNPRFRLLYEEHRLLEKDLDSLTRKSFLTPEEELEKRKLQKLKLAGKDEMERILSNYR; encoded by the coding sequence ATGCAGCAGGATAGTCAGTCTCTGGTACAAAGTCTTTTCGACCAGAATCCCCGCTTTCGACTGCTTTATGAGGAACACCGGCTGCTGGAAAAAGACTTGGATTCACTCACCAGAAAATCTTTCCTGACTCCTGAGGAAGAACTGGAAAAACGGAAGTTGCAGAAACTCAAACTTGCAGGTAAAGACGAAATGGAACGTATCCTCAGTAACTATCGTTAG